Proteins encoded together in one Ammoniphilus sp. CFH 90114 window:
- a CDS encoding type II toxin-antitoxin system RelE/ParE family toxin: MRLLAENPKHPSLEVHRIKGTRNLWEAYVNKDIRLIYEHEGDTFVLVAIGHHDILRKY, encoded by the coding sequence ATTAGATTACTTGCTGAAAATCCAAAACATCCGTCTCTTGAAGTCCACCGGATCAAAGGAACAAGAAATTTGTGGGAAGCGTACGTCAATAAGGATATTCGTCTTATCTATGAACATGAAGGTGATACCTTCGTGTTAGTTGCAATCGGTCATCATGATATTTTACGAAAGTATTAG
- a CDS encoding tartrate dehydrogenase produces MKNFEIAVIPGDGIGREVVPAALDVLNTIAEVHGGLRFHFTSFPWDCDYYVQHGKMMPDNGIETLSNFEAIFLGAVGNPQLVEDHISLWGLLIKIRREFEQVINIRPAKMFKGLASPLINPRDFDLIVVRENSEGEYSEAGGRIHKGDDEIAIQNAIFTRKGTERAMRYAFELAQKRRGHVTSATKSNGIVHAMPFWDDVFNQVKRDYTNVDTSSYHIDALAAFFVSRPQIFDVIVASNLFGDILTDIGGAIMGSIGIAPAANININGKYPSMFEPVHGSAPDIYGKGIANPIGQIWTAKMMLDHLGEEELGAKLLDVVEEVTARGIKTGDIGGKANTVEVTEAICQGLKHL; encoded by the coding sequence ATGAAAAACTTTGAAATTGCGGTGATCCCAGGGGATGGAATTGGACGAGAAGTTGTTCCTGCCGCCTTAGACGTCTTAAATACCATTGCGGAGGTGCATGGAGGTCTTCGTTTTCATTTCACTTCGTTCCCATGGGATTGTGATTATTATGTGCAGCACGGGAAAATGATGCCGGATAACGGGATTGAGACCTTAAGTAACTTCGAAGCGATCTTCCTTGGAGCGGTAGGGAATCCGCAACTTGTAGAGGATCATATCTCGTTATGGGGGTTATTAATTAAGATTCGTCGCGAGTTTGAACAGGTGATCAACATCCGTCCTGCCAAGATGTTCAAGGGCTTAGCTTCCCCATTAATTAACCCTAGAGATTTTGACTTAATTGTGGTTCGTGAGAACAGCGAAGGGGAGTACAGCGAAGCAGGCGGAAGAATCCATAAAGGCGATGACGAGATCGCGATTCAGAACGCAATCTTTACTCGAAAAGGGACCGAAAGAGCGATGAGATATGCGTTTGAATTGGCTCAGAAGCGTCGTGGTCATGTGACCAGCGCCACGAAATCGAATGGAATTGTCCACGCGATGCCGTTCTGGGATGACGTGTTTAATCAAGTGAAGCGCGATTACACGAATGTCGATACGAGCTCCTATCATATCGATGCGCTTGCGGCCTTCTTTGTCTCCCGCCCTCAGATCTTTGATGTGATTGTGGCTAGTAATTTATTTGGTGATATTTTAACGGACATTGGTGGAGCGATTATGGGAAGCATCGGAATTGCTCCTGCAGCGAATATCAACATCAATGGGAAATATCCTTCCATGTTTGAGCCGGTTCATGGTTCTGCCCCTGATATTTATGGAAAAGGAATTGCCAATCCGATCGGTCAGATTTGGACGGCGAAAATGATGTTGGATCACTTAGGAGAAGAAGAGCTTGGAGCGAAGTTGCTTGATGTGGTGGAAGAAGTGACGGCTCGTGGTATCAAGACAGGAGACATCGGCGGGAAAGCGAATACGGTGGAAGTCACGGAAGCGATTTGTCAGGGACTTAAACATCTTTAA
- a CDS encoding protein kinase, translated as MIKKIWSYFQDRPYPAGTVIGDRYELVKILGMGSYGITYFCRDQIGGRNCVVKQLKPSKKKTKQGGQAYEYETTLLQQLDHPSIPKFYQQFQHGGDYFFSMEYMEGRNFEDLIFEDQTKYNERESLRIIQQLLPIVEYLHENGISHGDIRIPNVMMDQQQHMKLIDFGLAREIANESDRDFNALGHFLLFLLYTTYVSDKKKEASWEEELTLRPSTRSVIRRLFELDEPYSSLRELSDDLTRAINT; from the coding sequence ATGATAAAGAAGATCTGGTCTTACTTTCAGGATCGACCCTATCCAGCGGGAACAGTTATCGGTGATCGATATGAACTGGTGAAGATTTTGGGAATGGGGAGTTACGGCATCACGTACTTTTGCAGGGATCAGATCGGGGGTAGGAATTGTGTGGTTAAGCAACTCAAGCCTAGCAAGAAGAAAACAAAACAAGGAGGGCAGGCTTACGAGTATGAAACGACCCTCTTGCAGCAGCTGGATCACCCGTCCATCCCGAAATTTTATCAGCAGTTTCAGCACGGAGGGGATTATTTCTTCTCGATGGAATACATGGAGGGGAGAAACTTTGAAGATTTGATTTTCGAAGATCAAACAAAATATAACGAAAGAGAATCTTTACGAATCATTCAACAGCTGCTCCCCATTGTGGAATACCTTCATGAGAACGGAATTAGTCATGGAGACATTCGAATTCCCAACGTGATGATGGATCAACAGCAACATATGAAGTTGATTGACTTTGGATTAGCTCGAGAGATAGCCAATGAGTCGGATCGTGACTTTAACGCTCTAGGGCACTTTTTGCTCTTTCTCTTATATACCACTTATGTCTCGGATAAGAAGAAGGAAGCGAGCTGGGAGGAGGAGCTGACCCTCCGTCCTTCAACGAGGAGCGTGATTCGAAGATTATTTGAACTCGATGAACCTTATTCTAGCCTCAGGGAGTTAAGTGATGATTTAACTAGGGCAATTAATACTTAG
- a CDS encoding metallophosphoesterase produces the protein MSAFYTFRSPILSLWQTAIAEVGKSRSFRDPSDHRMNQFVQVAQAFAEGNPSPTIDNLGNKIQECAMLMGALAVAEMIGDKKRYQELKNRIQMSICDPGWMEILKVYSKVKKEKGRIPYIRYQQLDDFIIPIPSRLKIAFLSDWGTGSESAEWLLKQVMVHKPDLIIHLGDIYYSGTQSEIQDHFLKIMQKAAGNTPVYALAGNHEMYSGGKGYYGLLNQLNQPASYFCLRNEHWQFLAMDTALHDHNPYTLKSNVTFLDPGEEVWHLDKFQTAGQRKTILLSHHPLFSAKGIGRDRQGQRVAVNNHLQGTFNKVMDQVALWLWGHEHNLIVFDPYVSLRKGRCIGSGAIPKMANQKPYQPILNLNLQGQQHPPKMNLKKAKLSSNPDGFYYHAYAVMSVNGPEASIGYYEVDSLRKAQSRLVYRETVE, from the coding sequence ATGAGTGCTTTTTACACGTTTCGCAGTCCTATATTATCCCTCTGGCAAACAGCTATTGCGGAAGTAGGAAAAAGCAGGTCCTTTAGGGATCCAAGCGACCATCGAATGAATCAGTTTGTGCAGGTGGCTCAAGCATTTGCAGAGGGGAATCCCTCACCTACCATAGACAATCTGGGGAACAAGATTCAAGAATGTGCAATGCTGATGGGAGCCTTGGCTGTTGCGGAGATGATTGGGGATAAAAAGCGATATCAGGAGCTGAAGAACAGGATCCAGATGTCAATTTGTGATCCCGGATGGATGGAGATTCTTAAGGTTTATTCAAAAGTGAAAAAGGAAAAAGGGAGGATCCCTTACATCCGTTATCAGCAGCTCGATGATTTCATCATCCCCATCCCGAGTCGTTTAAAGATCGCTTTCCTCTCGGATTGGGGAACGGGTTCAGAATCTGCAGAGTGGTTATTGAAACAAGTCATGGTACATAAACCGGATCTGATTATCCATTTGGGGGATATTTATTATTCGGGTACACAAAGCGAGATTCAAGATCATTTCCTAAAGATTATGCAAAAAGCAGCGGGCAACACACCGGTGTATGCGCTAGCGGGGAATCACGAGATGTATTCCGGGGGAAAAGGCTACTACGGGTTGCTTAACCAATTAAACCAGCCAGCTAGCTACTTCTGCTTGAGAAATGAGCATTGGCAGTTCTTAGCGATGGATACGGCCTTACACGATCATAATCCTTATACGTTGAAATCGAATGTGACATTCCTTGATCCAGGAGAGGAAGTTTGGCATTTAGATAAATTTCAAACGGCAGGCCAACGGAAAACCATCTTGCTGTCACATCATCCCCTGTTTAGCGCCAAAGGGATTGGTAGGGATCGACAGGGCCAACGGGTGGCGGTCAATAATCATTTGCAAGGAACCTTTAACAAAGTCATGGATCAAGTTGCTTTATGGTTATGGGGACATGAACATAATTTGATCGTCTTCGATCCTTACGTGTCACTGAGGAAAGGTCGATGTATCGGTTCCGGGGCGATTCCGAAGATGGCGAATCAAAAACCGTACCAACCAATTCTCAACCTGAATCTACAGGGGCAGCAACACCCCCCGAAGATGAATCTCAAAAAAGCAAAGCTGAGTAGCAATCCCGATGGATTCTACTATCACGCGTATGCGGTGATGTCGGTCAACGGTCCAGAGGCGTCCATCGGGTATTATGAGGTGGATTCCCTTCGGAAAGCTCAGAGTCGACTAGTGTATAGGGAAACGGTGGAGTAG